In the genome of Desulfuromonas sp. DDH964, one region contains:
- a CDS encoding chemotaxis protein CheW encodes MKQSTSYEIQRVLQEMREEYWRGLDAVEEAAIGETADYLVLRLGGERFGFATSLTREVLRAPKLVRVPQVPSHIRGVINLRGQIVAVTDLAQVLGLGETVVTAGTRLVVVEAGGLTTALLSDEVLGIETFPLAAIEPLTEGLARIPRETVLGQVPRADGMLVLLDLPRLFSHSQFVIEQKGD; translated from the coding sequence ATGAAACAGTCGACATCCTACGAGATTCAGCGGGTGCTCCAGGAGATGCGCGAGGAATACTGGCGCGGGCTCGATGCGGTCGAGGAGGCGGCGATCGGCGAGACTGCCGATTACCTGGTGTTGCGCCTGGGCGGCGAGCGCTTCGGGTTTGCCACCAGCCTGACCCGGGAAGTCCTGCGCGCTCCGAAGCTGGTCCGCGTCCCCCAGGTGCCGTCCCACATCCGCGGGGTGATAAACCTGCGTGGCCAGATCGTCGCCGTCACCGACCTCGCCCAGGTTCTCGGCCTCGGCGAGACGGTGGTCACCGCTGGCACCCGGCTGGTGGTGGTCGAAGCCGGCGGCCTGACCACCGCCCTGCTGAGCGACGAAGTGCTGGGAATCGAGACCTTTCCTCTTGCCGCCATCGAGCCGCTGACCGAGGGTCTCGCCAGAATTCCGCGGGAAACCGTCCTCGGGCAGGTTCCCCGGGCGGACGGGATGCTGGTATTGCTCGACCTGCCGCGTCTCTTCAGCCATTCGCAATTCGTCATCGAACAGAAAGGGGACTGA